In one window of Prionailurus bengalensis isolate Pbe53 chromosome B3, Fcat_Pben_1.1_paternal_pri, whole genome shotgun sequence DNA:
- the MLH3 gene encoding DNA mismatch repair protein Mlh3 isoform X2, translating to MIKCLSVEVQARLRSGLAICSLGQCVEELALNSIDAEAKCVAVRVNMETFQVQVIDNGFGMGRDDIDKVGNRYFTSKCNSLQDLENPRFYGFRGEALASIADMASAVEISSKKNKTMKTFVKLFQNGKALKTCEADLTRPSAGTTVTVYNLFYQLPVRRKCMDPRLEFEKVRQRIEALSLMHPSISFSLRNDVSGSMVLQLPKTKDICSRFCQIYGLGKSQKLREIKFKYKEFELSGYISSEAHYNKNMQFLFVNKRLVLRTKLHKFIDFLLRKESIICKPKNGSATRQMNSSPRHRSNPELHGIYVINVQCQFCEYDVCLEPAKTLIEFQNWDTILVCIQEGVKMFLKKEKLFVELSGEDIKEFSEDNDFSLFSATLQKHVSSDEKGDQVSFQEACNSILDSYEMFNFQSKAVKRKATVENRRNTQNSRDSEATRKNTNDSFLYICESDGPGHGKVTESSLQNKDSSCSESRILQQQTAEASEWGENGKHKKLCLERNSSESPCGTSSEMFVNPFQTSYCFEKNREDLEIQKASAIVNGMAASILKNNGVQNQLERFKDATKMGSQPLPFETTLLRVRGAQREEEKEKQPSNCGRVNIFSYGQVKLCSTGFITHVVQNEQTKSTEREHLLKNCIQPGPVSARETFVNRACHSVETPNIEDPTSTLSRDFAQLSDKKLRRTNTSYGLENKPIATCENIAVSQEGTKESHMDCLLLDTSSSPWCRYVSNGSKKIDKLIGFSKPIARKKLSLRSQLGSLEKFKRQYGKVKSPLNTEVEENNNSEISTNLGPQVESDIPWKEKNHLDNSGICKITAMKHNDSNNNCLPVSHIFYSKKFPFSSEEDCLEQQTPCLRESPVTLKELSDFNRKPLDAKQSPKSLASKLSRMKGSERETQALEMMSHFNELPQSDSSRKDHDLCSGLILDSCKLFKNEYKKTDSGIIPELDSVTQDNPFNKDSKTYSNNNTTGNSVIPETPLVLPHSHSKVISEDTDVLIASDPQTGSPDSPSKMLMSHIEDGTADRKGTGFQSEESIARTCSENEESNTCSLDWQQHFDVALGRMVYINKITGLSTFIAPTEDVQTACTKDLTTVAVDVLLENDAVDDTVGRESLQSLFSEWENPVFARYPEVAVDVSSGQAKSLAVKIHNVLYPYRFTKEMIHSMQVLQQVDNKFIACLMSTKTEENGEAGGNLLVLVDQHAAHERVRLEQLIVDSYEKQQPQGSGRKKLLSSIVSPPLEITVTEEQSRLLRCYHKNLEDLGLEIIFPDNSDSLVLVGKVPLCFVQREANELRRGRSPVTKSIVEEFIREQVELLQTTGGIQGTLPLTVQKVLASQACHGAIKFNDGLSPEESYRLIEALSWCQLPFQCAHGRPSMLPLADIDHLEQEKQIKPNLAKLRKMAQAWHLFGKAERCETGQSQRASMPPCEPP from the exons ATGATCAAGTGCTTGTCAGTTGAAGTACAAGCCAGATTGCGTTCTGGTTTGGCTATATGCTCCTTAGGCCAGTGTGTTGAGGAACTTGCCCTCAATAGCATTGATGCTGAAGCAAAATGTGTGGCTGTCAGGGTGAATATGGAGACTTTCCAAGTTCAAGTGATAGACAATGGATTTGGGATGGGGAGGGATGATATAGACAAGGTGGGAAATCGTTATTTCACTAGTAAATGCAACTCGCTACAGGACTTGGAGAATCCCAGGTTTTATGGTTTCCGAGGGGAGGCCTTGGCAAGTATAGCTGACATGGCCAGTGCTGTGGAAATTTCATCCAAGAAAAACAAGACAATGAAAACTTTTGTGAAACTGTTTCAGAATGGAAAAGCCCTGAAAACTTGTGAAGCTGACCTGACTAGACCAAGTGCCGGGACAACAGTAACAGTATATAATCTATTTTACCAGTTACCTGTAAGGAGGAAATGCATGGATCCTAGACTGGAGTTTGAGAAGGTCAGGCAGAGGATAGAAGCTCTTTCGCTCATGcacccttccatttctttctctttgaggaATGATGTTTCTGGTTCCATGGTTCTTCAACTTCCTAAAACCAAAGACATATGTTCCCGATTTTGTCAAATTTATGGACTGGGTAAGTcccaaaaattaagagaaataaaatttaaatacaaggaGTTTGAGCTCAGCGGCTATATCAGCTCTGAAGCACATTACAATAAGAATATGCAATTTTTGTTTGTGAACAAAAGACTGGTTTTAAGGACAAAGTTGCATAAATTCATTGACTTTTTATTGAGGAAAGAAAGTATTATATGCAAGCCAAAGAATGGTTCTGCCACTAGACAAATGAATTCAAGTCCTCGGCATCGGTCTAACCCAGAACTCCATGGGATATATGTAATCAATGTGCAGTGTCAGTTCTGTGAATATGATGTGTGCCTGGAGCCAGCAAAAACGCTGATTGAATTTCAGAACTGGGATACTATTTTGGTTTGCATTCAGGAAGgagtgaaaatgtttttaaagaaagaaaaactatttgtGGAATTATCAGGTGAGGACATTAAAGAATTTAGTGAAGATAAcgattttagtttatttagtgCTACTCTTCAGAAGCACGTGTCTTCTGATGAGAAGGGTGACCAGGTCAGTTTCCAAGAAGCATGTAATAGTATTTTGGATTCCtatgaaatgtttaattttcaatCAAAAGCTGTGAAAAGAAAAGCTACtgtagaaaacagaagaaacacaCAGAATTCTAGAGATTCTGAAGCTAccagaaaaaacacaaatgattcATTCTTGTACATTTGTGAATCAGATGGCCCAGGCCATGGTAAAGTGACAGAGTCATCTTTACAAAACAAAGATAGCTCTTGCTCAGAATCAAGGATCTTACAACAACAGACAGCTGAAGCATCAGAATGGGGAGAAAATGGGAAACATAAAAAACTTTGCTTAGAACGTAACTCTTCAGAAAGTCCATGTGGAACCAGTTCAGAAATGTTTGTAAACCCTTTTCAGACATCATACTGCTTTGAGAAGAATAGAGAAGATCTAGAAATACAGAAAGCAAGTGCTATTGTTAATGGCATGGCTGCCAGTATCCTGAAAAATAATGGAGTTCAGAATCAATTAGAGAGATTTAAGGACGCTACCAAAATGGGATCCCAACCTCTGCCTTTTGAGACAACGTTATTGAGAGTACGTGGtgctcagagagaggaagagaaagaaaaacaacctaGTAATTGTGGAAGAGTAAACATTTTTAGTTATGGACAAGTTAAATTATGCTCCACTGGCTTTATAACTCATGTGGTACAAAATGAGCAAACTAAATCAACTGAAAGAGaacatttacttaaaaactgTATTCAACCTGGTCCCGTGAGTGCCAGAGAAACATTTGTAAACAGAGCATGCCATTCAGTTGAGACTCCAAACATCGAAGATCCAACCAGCACTTTAAGTAGAGACTTTGCTCAACTGTCTGACAAGAAATTGCGCAGAACAAATACAAGTTATGGGCTAGAGAACAAACCTATAGCAACTTGTGAAAACATTGCTGTTTCTCAGGAAGGTACTAAAGAATCACACATGGATTGCTTATTACTTGACACATCCTCTTCCCCTTGGTGTAGATATGTTTCAAATGGCAgtaagaaaatagataaattgattGGTTTCTCCAAACCCATAGCCCGTAAGAAGCTAAGCTTAAGGTCACAACTGGGATCTTTAGAGAAGTTTAAGAGGCAATATGGGAAGGTTAAAAGTCCTCTGAATACAGAggtggaagaaaataataattctgaAATCTCTACCAATCTCGGTCCTCAAGTTGAATCTGACATTCcatggaaagagaagaatcaCTTAGACAACTCAGGCATTTGTAAAATCACTGCTATGAAACATAATGATTCAAATAATAATTGTCTGCCAGTAAGTCACATCTTTTACTCAAAGAAGTTTCCATTCTCTAGTGAAGAAGATTGTTTGGAACAACAGACTCCTTGCTTAAGAGAAAGTCCTGTAACTCTAAAGGAATTATCTGATTTTAACAGAAAACCTTTGGATGCCAAGCAGTCTCCCAAATCTTTAGCCTCTAAATTATCCAGAATGAAAGGTTCCGAAAGAGAGACTCAAGCATTGGAAATGATGAGTCATTTTAATGAACTTCCACAATCAGATTCTAGTAGGAAAGACCATGACTTGTGCAGTGGGTTAATCCTGGATTCTtgcaagttatttaaaaatgagtataaaaaAACAGACAGTGGCATCATTCCAGAGTTGGACTCTGTCACACAGGATAATCCCTTCAATAAAGATAGTAAAACATATTCTAACAACAACACAACAGGGAACTCCGTGATACCAGAAACTCCTTTGGTATTACCCCATAGTCATTCTAAAGTCATCAGTGAAGATACGGATGTTCTTATAGCTTCAGACCCACAGACAGGAAGTCCTGACTCTCCCAGTAAAATGTTAATGAGTCACATAGAAGATGGCACAGCTGACAGAAAAGGAACTGGTTTTCAGAGTGAAGAATCTATAGCAAGAACTTGTTCTGAAAATGAAGAGTCAAACACATGTTCTTTGGATTGGCAGCAGCATTTTGATGTAGCCCTGGGAAGAATGGTTTACATCAACAAAATAACTGGACTGAGTACATTCATTGCTCCTACTGAGGATGTTCAGACTGCTTGTACTAAAGACCTGACAACTGTAGCTGTGGATGTCCTCCTTGAGAAtg ATGCTGTGGATGATACTGTTGGTAGAGAATCACTTCAGTCTTTGTTCTCAGAGTGGGAAAATCCAGTATTTGCCCGTTATCCAGAG GTTGCTGTTGATGTAAGCAGTGGCCAGGCCAAAAGCCTTGCggttaaaattcacaatgtcttaTATCCTTATCGTTTCACCAAAGAAATGATTCATTCAATGCAG GTTCTGCAGCAAGTGGATAACAAGTTTATTGCCTGTTTAATGAGCACCAAGACTGAAGAGAATGGTGAGGCAG GTGGAAACCTGCTAGTCTTAGTGGATCAGCATGCCGCCCATGAGCGTGTCCGTTTAGAGCAGCTGATTGTTG ATTCCTATGAGAAGCAACAGCCCCAAGGCTCTGGTCGGAAAAAATTACTGTCTTCCATTGTAAGCCCTCCACTAGAGATAACAGTGACAGAAGAACAAAGCAGACTCTTACG GTGCTACCACAAAAATCTGGAAGATCTGGGCCTTGAAATTATATTTCCAGACAATAGTGATTCTCTGGTCCTTGTAGGAAAAGTACCACTCTGTTTTGTACAAAGAGAAGCCAATGAACTTCGAAGAGGAAGATCTCCTGTGACCAAGAGTATTGTGGAG GAATTTATTCGAGAACAAGTGGAG CTACTCCAGACCACAGGAGGCATCCAAGGGACTTTGCCACTGACTGTCCAGAAGGTGTTGGCATCCCAAGCTTGCCACG
- the MLH3 gene encoding DNA mismatch repair protein Mlh3 isoform X1, with product MIKCLSVEVQARLRSGLAICSLGQCVEELALNSIDAEAKCVAVRVNMETFQVQVIDNGFGMGRDDIDKVGNRYFTSKCNSLQDLENPRFYGFRGEALASIADMASAVEISSKKNKTMKTFVKLFQNGKALKTCEADLTRPSAGTTVTVYNLFYQLPVRRKCMDPRLEFEKVRQRIEALSLMHPSISFSLRNDVSGSMVLQLPKTKDICSRFCQIYGLGKSQKLREIKFKYKEFELSGYISSEAHYNKNMQFLFVNKRLVLRTKLHKFIDFLLRKESIICKPKNGSATRQMNSSPRHRSNPELHGIYVINVQCQFCEYDVCLEPAKTLIEFQNWDTILVCIQEGVKMFLKKEKLFVELSGEDIKEFSEDNDFSLFSATLQKHVSSDEKGDQVSFQEACNSILDSYEMFNFQSKAVKRKATVENRRNTQNSRDSEATRKNTNDSFLYICESDGPGHGKVTESSLQNKDSSCSESRILQQQTAEASEWGENGKHKKLCLERNSSESPCGTSSEMFVNPFQTSYCFEKNREDLEIQKASAIVNGMAASILKNNGVQNQLERFKDATKMGSQPLPFETTLLRVRGAQREEEKEKQPSNCGRVNIFSYGQVKLCSTGFITHVVQNEQTKSTEREHLLKNCIQPGPVSARETFVNRACHSVETPNIEDPTSTLSRDFAQLSDKKLRRTNTSYGLENKPIATCENIAVSQEGTKESHMDCLLLDTSSSPWCRYVSNGSKKIDKLIGFSKPIARKKLSLRSQLGSLEKFKRQYGKVKSPLNTEVEENNNSEISTNLGPQVESDIPWKEKNHLDNSGICKITAMKHNDSNNNCLPVSHIFYSKKFPFSSEEDCLEQQTPCLRESPVTLKELSDFNRKPLDAKQSPKSLASKLSRMKGSERETQALEMMSHFNELPQSDSSRKDHDLCSGLILDSCKLFKNEYKKTDSGIIPELDSVTQDNPFNKDSKTYSNNNTTGNSVIPETPLVLPHSHSKVISEDTDVLIASDPQTGSPDSPSKMLMSHIEDGTADRKGTGFQSEESIARTCSENEESNTCSLDWQQHFDVALGRMVYINKITGLSTFIAPTEDVQTACTKDLTTVAVDVLLENGSQYKCHPFRSDLVLPFLPRAREERTVMRQNNRDAVDDTVGRESLQSLFSEWENPVFARYPEVAVDVSSGQAKSLAVKIHNVLYPYRFTKEMIHSMQVLQQVDNKFIACLMSTKTEENGEAGGNLLVLVDQHAAHERVRLEQLIVDSYEKQQPQGSGRKKLLSSIVSPPLEITVTEEQSRLLRCYHKNLEDLGLEIIFPDNSDSLVLVGKVPLCFVQREANELRRGRSPVTKSIVEEFIREQVELLQTTGGIQGTLPLTVQKVLASQACHGAIKFNDGLSPEESYRLIEALSWCQLPFQCAHGRPSMLPLADIDHLEQEKQIKPNLAKLRKMAQAWHLFGKAERCETGQSQRASMPPCEPP from the exons ATGATCAAGTGCTTGTCAGTTGAAGTACAAGCCAGATTGCGTTCTGGTTTGGCTATATGCTCCTTAGGCCAGTGTGTTGAGGAACTTGCCCTCAATAGCATTGATGCTGAAGCAAAATGTGTGGCTGTCAGGGTGAATATGGAGACTTTCCAAGTTCAAGTGATAGACAATGGATTTGGGATGGGGAGGGATGATATAGACAAGGTGGGAAATCGTTATTTCACTAGTAAATGCAACTCGCTACAGGACTTGGAGAATCCCAGGTTTTATGGTTTCCGAGGGGAGGCCTTGGCAAGTATAGCTGACATGGCCAGTGCTGTGGAAATTTCATCCAAGAAAAACAAGACAATGAAAACTTTTGTGAAACTGTTTCAGAATGGAAAAGCCCTGAAAACTTGTGAAGCTGACCTGACTAGACCAAGTGCCGGGACAACAGTAACAGTATATAATCTATTTTACCAGTTACCTGTAAGGAGGAAATGCATGGATCCTAGACTGGAGTTTGAGAAGGTCAGGCAGAGGATAGAAGCTCTTTCGCTCATGcacccttccatttctttctctttgaggaATGATGTTTCTGGTTCCATGGTTCTTCAACTTCCTAAAACCAAAGACATATGTTCCCGATTTTGTCAAATTTATGGACTGGGTAAGTcccaaaaattaagagaaataaaatttaaatacaaggaGTTTGAGCTCAGCGGCTATATCAGCTCTGAAGCACATTACAATAAGAATATGCAATTTTTGTTTGTGAACAAAAGACTGGTTTTAAGGACAAAGTTGCATAAATTCATTGACTTTTTATTGAGGAAAGAAAGTATTATATGCAAGCCAAAGAATGGTTCTGCCACTAGACAAATGAATTCAAGTCCTCGGCATCGGTCTAACCCAGAACTCCATGGGATATATGTAATCAATGTGCAGTGTCAGTTCTGTGAATATGATGTGTGCCTGGAGCCAGCAAAAACGCTGATTGAATTTCAGAACTGGGATACTATTTTGGTTTGCATTCAGGAAGgagtgaaaatgtttttaaagaaagaaaaactatttgtGGAATTATCAGGTGAGGACATTAAAGAATTTAGTGAAGATAAcgattttagtttatttagtgCTACTCTTCAGAAGCACGTGTCTTCTGATGAGAAGGGTGACCAGGTCAGTTTCCAAGAAGCATGTAATAGTATTTTGGATTCCtatgaaatgtttaattttcaatCAAAAGCTGTGAAAAGAAAAGCTACtgtagaaaacagaagaaacacaCAGAATTCTAGAGATTCTGAAGCTAccagaaaaaacacaaatgattcATTCTTGTACATTTGTGAATCAGATGGCCCAGGCCATGGTAAAGTGACAGAGTCATCTTTACAAAACAAAGATAGCTCTTGCTCAGAATCAAGGATCTTACAACAACAGACAGCTGAAGCATCAGAATGGGGAGAAAATGGGAAACATAAAAAACTTTGCTTAGAACGTAACTCTTCAGAAAGTCCATGTGGAACCAGTTCAGAAATGTTTGTAAACCCTTTTCAGACATCATACTGCTTTGAGAAGAATAGAGAAGATCTAGAAATACAGAAAGCAAGTGCTATTGTTAATGGCATGGCTGCCAGTATCCTGAAAAATAATGGAGTTCAGAATCAATTAGAGAGATTTAAGGACGCTACCAAAATGGGATCCCAACCTCTGCCTTTTGAGACAACGTTATTGAGAGTACGTGGtgctcagagagaggaagagaaagaaaaacaacctaGTAATTGTGGAAGAGTAAACATTTTTAGTTATGGACAAGTTAAATTATGCTCCACTGGCTTTATAACTCATGTGGTACAAAATGAGCAAACTAAATCAACTGAAAGAGaacatttacttaaaaactgTATTCAACCTGGTCCCGTGAGTGCCAGAGAAACATTTGTAAACAGAGCATGCCATTCAGTTGAGACTCCAAACATCGAAGATCCAACCAGCACTTTAAGTAGAGACTTTGCTCAACTGTCTGACAAGAAATTGCGCAGAACAAATACAAGTTATGGGCTAGAGAACAAACCTATAGCAACTTGTGAAAACATTGCTGTTTCTCAGGAAGGTACTAAAGAATCACACATGGATTGCTTATTACTTGACACATCCTCTTCCCCTTGGTGTAGATATGTTTCAAATGGCAgtaagaaaatagataaattgattGGTTTCTCCAAACCCATAGCCCGTAAGAAGCTAAGCTTAAGGTCACAACTGGGATCTTTAGAGAAGTTTAAGAGGCAATATGGGAAGGTTAAAAGTCCTCTGAATACAGAggtggaagaaaataataattctgaAATCTCTACCAATCTCGGTCCTCAAGTTGAATCTGACATTCcatggaaagagaagaatcaCTTAGACAACTCAGGCATTTGTAAAATCACTGCTATGAAACATAATGATTCAAATAATAATTGTCTGCCAGTAAGTCACATCTTTTACTCAAAGAAGTTTCCATTCTCTAGTGAAGAAGATTGTTTGGAACAACAGACTCCTTGCTTAAGAGAAAGTCCTGTAACTCTAAAGGAATTATCTGATTTTAACAGAAAACCTTTGGATGCCAAGCAGTCTCCCAAATCTTTAGCCTCTAAATTATCCAGAATGAAAGGTTCCGAAAGAGAGACTCAAGCATTGGAAATGATGAGTCATTTTAATGAACTTCCACAATCAGATTCTAGTAGGAAAGACCATGACTTGTGCAGTGGGTTAATCCTGGATTCTtgcaagttatttaaaaatgagtataaaaaAACAGACAGTGGCATCATTCCAGAGTTGGACTCTGTCACACAGGATAATCCCTTCAATAAAGATAGTAAAACATATTCTAACAACAACACAACAGGGAACTCCGTGATACCAGAAACTCCTTTGGTATTACCCCATAGTCATTCTAAAGTCATCAGTGAAGATACGGATGTTCTTATAGCTTCAGACCCACAGACAGGAAGTCCTGACTCTCCCAGTAAAATGTTAATGAGTCACATAGAAGATGGCACAGCTGACAGAAAAGGAACTGGTTTTCAGAGTGAAGAATCTATAGCAAGAACTTGTTCTGAAAATGAAGAGTCAAACACATGTTCTTTGGATTGGCAGCAGCATTTTGATGTAGCCCTGGGAAGAATGGTTTACATCAACAAAATAACTGGACTGAGTACATTCATTGCTCCTACTGAGGATGTTCAGACTGCTTGTACTAAAGACCTGACAACTGTAGCTGTGGATGTCCTCCTTGAGAAtg gATCTCAGTACAAGTGTCATCCTTTTAGAAGCGACCttgttcttcccttccttcctagaGCTCGGGAAGAGAGGACTGTGATGAGACAGAATAACAGAG ATGCTGTGGATGATACTGTTGGTAGAGAATCACTTCAGTCTTTGTTCTCAGAGTGGGAAAATCCAGTATTTGCCCGTTATCCAGAG GTTGCTGTTGATGTAAGCAGTGGCCAGGCCAAAAGCCTTGCggttaaaattcacaatgtcttaTATCCTTATCGTTTCACCAAAGAAATGATTCATTCAATGCAG GTTCTGCAGCAAGTGGATAACAAGTTTATTGCCTGTTTAATGAGCACCAAGACTGAAGAGAATGGTGAGGCAG GTGGAAACCTGCTAGTCTTAGTGGATCAGCATGCCGCCCATGAGCGTGTCCGTTTAGAGCAGCTGATTGTTG ATTCCTATGAGAAGCAACAGCCCCAAGGCTCTGGTCGGAAAAAATTACTGTCTTCCATTGTAAGCCCTCCACTAGAGATAACAGTGACAGAAGAACAAAGCAGACTCTTACG GTGCTACCACAAAAATCTGGAAGATCTGGGCCTTGAAATTATATTTCCAGACAATAGTGATTCTCTGGTCCTTGTAGGAAAAGTACCACTCTGTTTTGTACAAAGAGAAGCCAATGAACTTCGAAGAGGAAGATCTCCTGTGACCAAGAGTATTGTGGAG GAATTTATTCGAGAACAAGTGGAG CTACTCCAGACCACAGGAGGCATCCAAGGGACTTTGCCACTGACTGTCCAGAAGGTGTTGGCATCCCAAGCTTGCCACG